One stretch of Acidobacteriota bacterium DNA includes these proteins:
- a CDS encoding PorV/PorQ family protein, whose product MCIDNNRQRRRRLRVVLVAVLCMIGAAGLWLPGDVAAQAKVGTTGAQFLELGPSARAMGMAEAFSAVVDDISAVYYNPAALTSLLGREVMFTYVDMPADIQYGFLGLGFPLESIGGVLGFGAFGLTSGSMVERTYEQGTMEGTGREFSWNDFSMAVSYGRYLTDRFSVGVTLRYIGEFVHNYSTSGWSADVGTSYDTGYRGFKIAMAITNFGPDLQFIEKEYPLPINFRFGSAINVVESVEHVVTMSAEGSHPSDNLEKYNAGAEYMFKDRFILRAGGRFNYDADGFTAGGGVRVPFGEEGELRLDYAFQDFGILTEIHRFSMSIAF is encoded by the coding sequence ATGTGTATTGACAATAACCGGCAGAGGAGGCGCCGCCTGCGGGTCGTCCTTGTGGCTGTTCTCTGCATGATTGGCGCTGCGGGTTTGTGGCTGCCTGGAGACGTTGCCGCTCAGGCTAAGGTAGGTACGACGGGCGCGCAGTTCCTCGAACTCGGCCCCTCGGCGCGGGCAATGGGGATGGCCGAAGCGTTTTCCGCCGTGGTCGACGACATCTCCGCGGTGTACTACAATCCGGCCGCGCTGACGTCGCTCCTGGGCCGCGAGGTCATGTTCACGTACGTCGATATGCCCGCTGACATTCAGTACGGTTTCCTCGGTCTCGGCTTCCCGCTCGAATCCATCGGCGGCGTGCTGGGGTTCGGCGCCTTTGGCCTGACCAGCGGCAGCATGGTTGAGCGGACGTACGAGCAGGGGACGATGGAAGGTACGGGGCGGGAGTTCAGCTGGAACGACTTCTCCATGGCGGTAAGCTACGGCCGGTATCTGACGGATCGCTTCTCGGTCGGCGTCACGCTCCGCTACATCGGTGAGTTCGTCCACAACTACTCCACCAGCGGCTGGTCGGCCGACGTCGGGACCTCCTATGACACGGGGTATCGCGGGTTCAAAATCGCTATGGCGATCACCAACTTCGGCCCGGACCTCCAGTTCATCGAGAAGGAATACCCGCTGCCGATCAATTTCCGGTTTGGCAGCGCCATAAACGTTGTGGAGTCCGTAGAGCACGTCGTCACCATGTCGGCCGAGGGCTCGCACCCGTCCGATAATTTGGAGAAGTACAATGCCGGTGCTGAGTACATGTTCAAGGATCGCTTCATCCTTCGTGCCGGCGGCCGGTTCAACTATGACGCCGATGGGTTCACCGCCGGCGGCGGGGTCCGAGTTCCGTTTGGCGAAGAGGGCGAACTGCGACTTGATTACGCCTTCCAGGATTTCGGAATCCTGACGGAAATCCACCGGTTCTCAATGTCAATCGCGTTCTAG
- a CDS encoding TonB-dependent receptor produces MVFNTRKTRVVLAAIAGMLALLPLIVLAGSTGQIKGRIIDAETGEPVVQASVLILGTTMGNTTDLDGYYLISRVPPGTYTVRMSSVEYKTVDITDVVVSADLTSEQNREVEKKVTELDETITVKGTRDLLDKFQTGTQVNISQETIKHRPVQTVDALLEQVPGVQTTAAGEVFVRGGRAGEVSFIVDGVPIGDPLGGLGQSGANLSLVSGSIQEIQIIKDGFDPEYGNALSGIVNIRSQTGSKDATRFNMQILTDDLGNSDLNEFSRNYDYMRASISGPDPIIADKLFPALGLNFLVDKEFTYYLYGEMEKDDGVFQYTSFDTPETRRDWSSFNLFGFDVPERLRNRYHVQANFKMRPKQNMRVVLSLKKWITRNTKFAWDHRYSSATAPVERQERSAVSLELIQQVSKDMNYEAILSVTNFAYSEKPGDPDNPGRGLDPDDFLLQSDWEDWSDTNRNGIYDAPEPVINLFPDTATFGTNFSGPAYTYGEFYDLDGDGVFDDDALILPNVQGGGIIEGNFRFNNNGVYDLLEGEAFIDLNGNGVWDRGEFLTDKNGNGQLDRYRLSPINTRDDEPFIDGDSILGEPFTDINSNGGYDIGIDIFVISDDENVNQDYNHNGRYDGPEDRWTPKVPYWDRNGNGIYDEPNTVYDPGEPYVDVNGNGEYDFGGSGTFLNSNQHQDTTRWHHREVRTYRGEVKVFRQMGKHEVKGGVALTYEDLIYQEIERPYLPYTGREDGGPYPDRGAFRDFYSFKPWTGTVYMRDKLEYGSMIANLGLRLDFFLQDTDRLADILRSDDRGGIIDGDRHKISPRIGFSYPISDKAKVYFNYGHFFQLPQFMLMYARNTSSVNQNDVIGNPNLDYQKTIQYSFGVKYAMSESYSVDLQGYFKDEFDKINSARIRDGSVFRQAYRNSDYGRSRGVEVTLEKRTGNVSGQVSYTYAFAFGKASKHNEFFLSDFLLSREPLSERALDNDIRHSLKAGIQIYMPRTSKPRLFGFPIPSGWSLTIQSVIESGMPFTPAQSFPDISADGTEDIERNSMRLPSTAVFDARFSKEFELAGVDWEVIFWVENLLDSRNVLGVYSGTGRADTDQNRNQVVFGGTEFSKNPLNWDYGRQIRVGLEMSL; encoded by the coding sequence ATGGTTTTCAATACCCGGAAGACTCGTGTCGTGTTAGCGGCCATAGCGGGTATGCTGGCCCTGTTGCCTTTGATCGTTTTGGCTGGCTCCACGGGGCAGATCAAGGGGAGGATTATTGACGCAGAGACGGGCGAACCGGTTGTCCAGGCATCGGTACTTATTCTTGGTACTACCATGGGCAACACTACGGACTTGGATGGGTATTACCTCATCTCACGGGTGCCACCGGGAACGTATACGGTTAGAATGTCTTCCGTCGAATACAAGACTGTCGATATTACCGACGTTGTCGTGAGTGCCGACCTCACCAGCGAGCAGAACCGGGAAGTGGAGAAGAAAGTCACCGAACTCGATGAGACTATCACGGTGAAGGGGACGCGTGACCTTCTCGACAAGTTCCAGACCGGCACGCAGGTCAACATCAGCCAGGAGACTATCAAGCATCGGCCGGTTCAGACGGTGGACGCGCTGCTCGAGCAGGTTCCGGGTGTTCAGACGACGGCGGCCGGTGAGGTGTTCGTCCGCGGCGGCCGGGCCGGGGAGGTTTCGTTTATCGTCGACGGTGTGCCGATCGGTGATCCGCTCGGCGGCCTCGGACAGTCCGGCGCTAACCTCTCGCTGGTGTCCGGCTCGATCCAGGAAATCCAGATCATTAAGGATGGGTTCGATCCTGAGTACGGAAACGCGCTCTCGGGCATCGTGAACATCCGGAGCCAGACGGGGTCGAAGGACGCCACTCGCTTTAATATGCAGATCCTCACCGATGACCTCGGCAACTCCGACCTCAATGAGTTCTCGCGGAATTACGATTACATGCGGGCTTCTATTTCCGGTCCCGATCCGATTATAGCCGACAAGCTGTTTCCGGCCCTCGGCCTGAATTTCCTCGTCGACAAGGAGTTCACTTACTACCTGTACGGCGAGATGGAGAAGGACGATGGTGTTTTTCAGTACACCTCGTTTGACACGCCAGAAACGCGGCGTGACTGGTCGTCCTTCAACCTCTTTGGTTTTGACGTTCCCGAGCGGCTGCGCAACCGGTACCACGTCCAGGCGAACTTCAAGATGCGCCCCAAGCAGAACATGCGCGTGGTGCTGTCACTGAAGAAGTGGATTACGCGCAACACGAAATTCGCGTGGGATCACCGCTACTCGTCGGCTACGGCACCGGTGGAGCGGCAGGAGAGGTCTGCTGTATCGCTGGAGCTTATCCAACAGGTCTCCAAAGACATGAACTATGAAGCCATTCTCTCGGTCACGAATTTCGCGTATTCCGAGAAGCCCGGCGACCCGGACAACCCGGGGCGGGGGCTGGACCCTGACGACTTCCTGCTGCAAAGCGACTGGGAAGACTGGTCCGACACCAACCGCAACGGCATATATGACGCTCCGGAACCGGTGATCAACCTTTTCCCGGATACGGCCACGTTTGGCACCAACTTCTCCGGCCCTGCGTACACGTACGGAGAGTTCTATGACCTGGACGGGGACGGTGTTTTCGACGACGATGCCCTGATTCTGCCCAACGTCCAGGGAGGCGGCATTATTGAGGGCAACTTCCGCTTCAACAACAACGGCGTCTATGATCTTCTTGAGGGGGAAGCGTTTATAGATCTCAACGGCAACGGCGTGTGGGACCGCGGTGAGTTCCTTACCGACAAGAACGGCAACGGCCAACTCGACCGTTACCGCCTTTCGCCGATCAACACGCGTGACGATGAGCCGTTCATCGACGGTGACTCGATCCTGGGTGAACCGTTCACCGACATCAACTCCAACGGCGGCTACGACATTGGCATCGACATTTTCGTGATCAGCGACGATGAAAACGTCAACCAGGATTACAACCACAACGGCCGGTACGACGGTCCCGAGGACCGTTGGACGCCGAAAGTTCCCTACTGGGATCGGAACGGCAACGGGATCTACGACGAGCCCAACACGGTGTATGATCCGGGTGAACCGTACGTTGACGTGAACGGTAACGGCGAGTACGATTTCGGCGGCTCCGGGACGTTCCTCAACTCGAATCAGCACCAGGATACAACCAGGTGGCATCACCGTGAGGTACGCACGTACCGGGGTGAGGTGAAGGTTTTCCGCCAGATGGGCAAGCACGAAGTGAAAGGCGGGGTGGCGCTGACCTACGAGGATCTCATCTACCAGGAGATAGAGCGTCCGTACCTGCCGTACACCGGCCGTGAGGACGGCGGTCCGTATCCGGATCGCGGCGCTTTCCGCGACTTTTACAGTTTCAAACCGTGGACCGGCACCGTATACATGCGTGACAAGCTGGAGTACGGTTCGATGATCGCCAATCTGGGCCTGCGCCTGGATTTCTTCCTGCAGGATACGGACCGTCTTGCTGACATTCTTCGGTCTGATGACCGCGGCGGCATTATCGACGGCGACCGCCACAAGATCTCGCCGCGTATCGGGTTCTCATACCCCATCTCGGACAAGGCCAAGGTCTATTTCAACTACGGTCACTTCTTCCAGTTGCCGCAGTTTATGTTGATGTACGCGCGGAACACGTCGTCGGTGAACCAGAACGACGTTATCGGTAATCCGAACCTGGATTACCAGAAGACGATCCAGTACTCGTTCGGCGTCAAGTATGCCATGTCCGAAAGCTACTCCGTCGACCTGCAGGGTTACTTCAAGGACGAGTTCGACAAGATTAACTCGGCGCGTATCCGTGACGGCTCCGTTTTCCGCCAGGCCTATCGCAACAGTGACTATGGTCGCAGTCGAGGCGTTGAGGTCACGCTGGAGAAGCGCACCGGCAACGTCAGCGGCCAGGTCAGTTACACTTACGCCTTCGCCTTCGGTAAGGCGTCCAAGCACAACGAATTCTTCCTGTCGGACTTCCTGCTGTCTCGTGAGCCGCTCTCGGAGCGTGCCCTGGACAACGACATCAGGCACAGCCTCAAGGCCGGCATCCAGATATATATGCCGAGGACGAGTAAGCCGCGACTGTTCGGTTTTCCGATTCCCAGCGGGTGGTCGCTGACCATCCAGTCGGTTATTGAGTCGGGGATGCCGTTCACGCCGGCCCAGAGCTTCCCGGATATTTCCGCTGACGGTACGGAGGACATCGAGAGGAACTCGATGCGGTTGCCATCGACGGCCGTGTTTGACGCCCGGTTCTCGAAGGAGTTCGAGCTGGCCGGCGTTGACTGGGAGGTTATCTTCTGGGTTGAGAACCTGCTGGACAGCCGTAACGTTTTGGGCGTGTACTCAGGCACCGGTCGGGCCGACACGGACCAGAACCGCAACCAGGTAGTCTTCGGCGGCACCGAGTTCTCCAAGAACCCGTTAAACTGGGACTACGGCCGTCAGATTCGGGTCGGTCTGGAGATGAGCTTGTAA
- a CDS encoding sigma 54-interacting transcriptional regulator, with amino-acid sequence MQTSSQKLDFDNRLLSVEELFRQRKYDVARRELEGLSEEDFNGGQHEAGLLLALKTDICFNDGVYRQAIEMGLRGARILAGFPLNRRYGRLLLVLSKTFSALGDLKNAEIRAHDALASYRRADEPLGQVDALNELARIAFTRGDFQAAAGFLEDAIEQAAGDDRKVALLTGNAGVLHTLTGQWNQAELDLKAALKYHTEVSNEISAARNLLSLSYLHICRREFVFAERFLSKALKLIEKLDLKREKVIYLEYIGELALEKGDAFKAKSLLAEAYHEGRLLASGSALVSQSGRRLAEAELLLDNHDEAMKYGQKALELSLQIGEKSELVMARRVTGLVFAARGEYEDALKHVNQAVELAREVRDPLTRARTLLSLADIKIAAGSDEVQRIRAVLDEARRLFKKLGLDYWVAETDLKAGTFACRQGDLPRGFKRLSRAEKTFSMLGDSARVRKVHQFLTTLADQAVALSVSQENEFKVFGTLLNQSDLEDLRTGRIDQVLEVLTRRTGAARAIIFTPDFEDSPVTASFPLTPFQARRFADGFGQLMGEEIARDRPTLLLDCRRDPYINNLLPDIPDVVASVIVIPFKMSDNTTSYIYLDKLSFDNTLNPFSQTQLNFAVGFSDIIAFKSAELHKMKLQEDNRRLKAQLQEQAAFPNILTRNSAMLELLSQVRQVVDSNISVAIEGETGCGKDILARAIHYNSGRRDRRFISVNCAALPETLLESELFGYRRGAFTGADRDKSGLFEEADRGTFFLDEIADMPLSVQAKILRVLEEQEIVRLGESVPRKVDVRIISATNRDLKEEMETGRFRPDLYYRLSALTFRLPALRERREDIPLLVNHFLGESGKRVSPEVMRALVAYGWPGNVRELENEIKKMVLLTGDIEEIGAAVLSGKIVSVSQHAAPELDADLSGYDELAFDEQYSLYDYLEAHERRFIIQALRERNGVKKHAAAALNIPESTLRLKIKQYNIDLDRLDAVN; translated from the coding sequence ATGCAGACTTCCTCACAAAAGTTGGACTTCGATAACCGCCTGTTATCAGTCGAAGAGCTTTTTAGGCAGCGGAAATATGACGTTGCCCGCCGCGAGTTGGAGGGCCTGAGCGAAGAGGACTTCAACGGCGGCCAGCATGAAGCAGGGTTGCTTCTGGCTCTGAAGACTGACATTTGTTTCAACGACGGGGTTTACCGGCAGGCGATTGAGATGGGCCTGCGCGGTGCCAGGATCCTGGCTGGTTTTCCACTCAACCGTCGCTACGGGCGGCTGTTGCTGGTCTTGTCCAAGACCTTCTCGGCGCTTGGCGATCTCAAGAACGCTGAAATCCGAGCACACGACGCGTTAGCATCCTATCGTCGGGCAGATGAGCCGCTGGGGCAGGTGGACGCGCTTAACGAGTTGGCGCGCATCGCCTTTACGCGAGGTGACTTCCAAGCTGCGGCCGGGTTTCTTGAAGATGCCATTGAGCAGGCTGCCGGAGATGACCGAAAAGTCGCTCTGTTGACCGGTAACGCCGGTGTCCTTCATACCCTGACCGGCCAGTGGAACCAGGCGGAATTGGATCTGAAGGCAGCCCTTAAGTACCACACTGAGGTCTCCAACGAGATCTCCGCAGCCCGCAACCTTCTGTCCCTGAGTTACCTGCATATCTGCAGGCGCGAGTTCGTCTTCGCCGAGCGTTTTCTGTCCAAGGCGTTGAAGCTGATCGAGAAGCTGGACCTCAAGCGCGAAAAGGTCATCTATCTCGAATACATCGGCGAGCTGGCTCTGGAGAAGGGGGACGCATTCAAAGCCAAGTCCCTGCTTGCCGAAGCTTACCATGAAGGCCGGCTGCTGGCTTCCGGGTCAGCGCTCGTCTCGCAGTCAGGCCGGCGTCTCGCCGAAGCGGAACTGCTCCTGGACAACCATGACGAGGCCATGAAGTACGGGCAGAAGGCACTGGAGTTGTCTCTGCAGATCGGTGAGAAGTCTGAGTTGGTGATGGCCCGGCGCGTCACCGGGCTCGTTTTTGCGGCCCGGGGCGAGTATGAAGACGCTCTGAAACACGTCAATCAGGCCGTGGAGCTGGCACGTGAAGTGCGGGATCCTCTGACACGGGCCCGCACGCTGTTGTCGCTGGCCGACATCAAAATCGCGGCTGGATCGGACGAGGTTCAGCGGATTCGTGCCGTCCTTGACGAAGCCAGACGCCTCTTCAAGAAGCTCGGGCTTGATTACTGGGTTGCCGAGACCGACCTGAAGGCCGGCACGTTTGCCTGCCGGCAGGGTGATCTTCCGCGTGGCTTCAAGAGGCTCAGCCGTGCCGAGAAGACATTCTCAATGCTGGGCGACTCGGCCAGGGTTCGCAAGGTGCACCAGTTTCTAACGACACTGGCCGATCAGGCGGTGGCGCTGTCGGTTTCCCAGGAAAACGAATTCAAGGTCTTCGGTACTTTGCTCAACCAGTCCGATCTGGAGGATTTGAGGACCGGCCGCATCGACCAGGTTCTGGAGGTGTTGACGCGCCGGACGGGTGCTGCGCGCGCCATCATCTTTACTCCCGATTTCGAAGACAGTCCGGTCACGGCTTCTTTTCCCCTGACCCCCTTCCAGGCACGCAGGTTTGCAGACGGTTTCGGGCAGTTGATGGGTGAAGAGATCGCCCGCGACAGACCCACCCTTTTGCTCGATTGTCGGCGCGATCCTTACATTAACAACCTCCTGCCCGATATTCCGGACGTGGTGGCCAGCGTGATCGTTATTCCGTTCAAGATGAGCGACAATACCACCAGTTACATATACCTGGACAAGCTGTCGTTCGACAATACGCTGAACCCGTTCAGCCAGACGCAGTTGAATTTCGCCGTCGGCTTTTCCGATATCATCGCCTTTAAGTCGGCAGAGTTGCACAAGATGAAGCTGCAGGAGGATAACCGCCGCCTGAAGGCCCAGTTGCAGGAGCAGGCGGCGTTCCCGAACATTCTCACCCGCAACTCGGCCATGCTGGAACTGTTGTCGCAGGTACGGCAGGTCGTCGACTCCAATATCTCGGTAGCCATCGAAGGTGAGACGGGCTGCGGCAAGGATATTCTCGCGCGTGCGATTCACTACAATTCCGGCAGGCGCGACCGGCGGTTTATTTCCGTGAACTGTGCGGCCCTGCCTGAGACACTTCTCGAATCGGAACTGTTCGGTTACCGGAGAGGTGCCTTCACCGGCGCCGATCGTGACAAGTCGGGCCTTTTTGAAGAGGCCGACCGCGGCACCTTCTTCCTGGATGAAATCGCCGACATGCCGTTAAGCGTGCAGGCGAAAATCCTGCGAGTGCTGGAGGAGCAGGAGATTGTCCGTCTTGGCGAGAGCGTTCCGCGCAAAGTGGATGTTCGTATCATTTCAGCGACCAATCGTGATCTCAAGGAAGAGATGGAGACGGGGCGGTTCCGACCCGACCTGTATTATCGGCTGTCGGCTCTGACGTTCCGGCTACCGGCACTTCGAGAACGGAGAGAGGATATCCCTCTGCTGGTCAATCACTTCCTGGGGGAAAGCGGCAAGCGGGTCTCGCCTGAGGTCATGCGAGCGCTGGTCGCCTACGGTTGGCCCGGGAACGTTCGGGAGCTGGAGAATGAGATCAAGAAAATGGTCCTGCTTACCGGCGACATCGAGGAGATCGGTGCCGCTGTTCTCTCAGGCAAGATAGTCTCGGTCAGTCAGCACGCGGCGCCGGAGTTGGATGCTGATCTTTCCGGATATGACGAACTCGCGTTTGACGAGCAGTACTCTCTTTATGACTATCTGGAGGCGCATGAGCGCCGCTTCATCATCCAGGCGCTCAGGGAGCGCAACGGTGTCAAGAAGCACGCGGCGGCGGCACTGAACATTCCCGAATCGACCCTGCGCCTGAAGATCAAGCAGTACAACATCGATCTCGACCGGCTTGACGCGGTCAACTGA